GTCTCTCTAACACTGTCAGATGCAGTGAAACTTGTCTGTGACTTTATCTCCtctggactggactggactggCAGGATCATCATGAGACTCCAGGACATTCAGACCAGAGCTGTCAGGATCCTGATGAATTACACAACTTATCAGGATCCTGGCATCCAGAACATGAACACAACACCAATTctgttttcatcacattggtTCCATGTCTGCTTCAGGGTGGAGGAATTATTACAAAATTCTGCTTTAAAGATCAGAAAGTACCTATTgcggaacaaaaaaaaacacagtttgttaAATTCATACATGATTAATATATTAGCATGAACAGAAGCAGCCATTTTCCCCAAAAGATGGACAGGGCATACGATATAAGAATATATTCTATTTCCTTACAAACCTGCCTTATTAGGGCCCATCTCATGTGGTTCCATTATACATGATCACAGTAATGTTCCCAGCCTGTTTTACTGTGAGGACATACAGTATCAAAACTTTCTATATATGAACATGGTTTTACATTTGATTCTGTACTGTCATTTCAGCTCAgtcttattgtttttaaatataatcacaATTTTTTGTCTGACTGCTTTGATTTGCAGTCCATAGATAACAGCGTTCATCGAAGGAGGGACCACATGGAACAAGACGGATGCCAACTTTCTTTTGTCCGATAAGTTCGGAAAACGATGGAGGATGACTATGATGCCGCCTGACACGAGCAGGATGATGTACACAGCCAGGTGGGTGGCGCAGGTCTGCAGAGCTTTACTGTTCAGAGCTTTGTTCTTGCTGCTCAAGCAAACGATGGCAATCCTCAGGTAGGTGAGCAGTACGGTGCAAAGGGATGCAGACATTGTGCCCATGGCGGTGATGAGGCCGTAGATATGGTTGATAGCAACGTTTTCACAGGACAGCTTGAACAAGGAGGGGTTGTCACAGAACGGGTTGAATATAGCCCGCCTGCAGCGTGACAAGCGGACACTGAGGCCGATGGTGATTGCAACCAAGACAAAGGTCGTGCTCCAGGCCAACACCGACAGTGTTACCACCATCCTGTTAGTCATGATGGTGGCGTATCGCAGGGGGTTGCAGATGGCCACATAGCGATCGAAGGCCATGATGATGAGCACGCTGTGAGAGGTGCCTCCATAAAAATGACCACAAAATGCCTGAATGGCACATTCTATGTAATGGATGTACCGCTCAGTACTTGGAATAAAAACATCACTCAACACACGAGGAATCACCGCCGTGGCACCGAATGCATCATTAATACTCATGTTGCAGAGAAGCAGATACATGGGTTCATGGAGGCTCGACTCCAAGGTGATCAGGACTACCAAGCCGATGTTGGACACCATGATGAAGATgtagatgaggaggaggaggacaaaggCAGGAATGGAGGACTCAGGGCTGACCTTTAACCCCTCCAGTTGTAGAATATCCATACTGAAAGTCTGGTTCTCCATAGTGCAGAGGGAGGATCCTGCAGAGGATCATAGTCAGAGAATTCAATCAACACTGGATATGTTACTGAAACTTCATCTGTCAAAGTGAGAGTTCACAAAGATAATTAGTGAGCTGGTAATCAAGTGCAGCTCTGAGATAGAAAGCAACAAGACATAAAAAATCAGAAATAAAGTATGTTGTAACTTCTTAATGTCTTTGAGTcagttttgattaaaaaaagacaaaactcaAAGTAGTTGTCCTGTGCTGAATATGGTGGAATAATAAATCACCAACTGAACAatcaattacattattttaatttgatcatATGTGTTTACATACTGTGTAATATAGTCATCAAATGACAAACATTGCAAATTACACTGAAATCACACCAACATATTTAAGATTGTAGCAGTGACCTGAAAAGAGAGCATACAGATGTCTTCTCACATTTGTTCTTTTAATGTAAATCTACACATTTGTTTCTCAGTTTGTTTCTCAAGTTTCTGAGACTAATTTATACATTCTTACTTCATTAACTCAGTTTTTAAAACTTTCAACATTCACATTTAACGTTCTGTTCATTGACCGTATCTGATCTTTGGTTGCCACTGAACAGCAGCAGTTCACTTGTAGAGGCTGAAATATAAAAGATTAGAGTCACTGTAGGTTCGGTCTCAgtactgtgactgtgtgtaaaaTCAGAGTTGTGATGATTTTGAGAGATTGCTCAAAATTGTACTACCACACATGATGGTTTGAAATataatcaatcatcaatatatattatttatataatatttgtattatgaAACTCTTTGCTTTTatccaaataaaacatgttttatcgTAGTCATTAAGCCAACGTTCAATCTGTCTTTGaagtaaaaacaagaagaaaacaccAAACTTTAAGTTGCACTGTTCTTCTGGAAAACCAATATTCCTGTGCAGGCAGTGAATATCAGTAATTACAGATCAGGCAGCTGTGCCTGCTTCACCCAAACAAAACTGATATCCTTAAAACACATTACTTCATACTACTATGACTCACAACTTACTTGTAAGACTGAAtaaggttaaaaacatttccataaacaGTCGAACATGCTGTTGATAAAACGTATTTCAGGAAGGAATAATATACCTCACAGATCcttgtttcatgttgttttttaattaatcttgGCAACATTTTTCATCCATATTTTGATTGCACTGTCAAAGGCTTTTAGccaaacatttaatattcatactTTCTATGGTACAAATATGAACTTATAATAAAAAGCAGCTCAACAAACATCATTGAAATCATTTTCAAACAATCTTTATTGCAGTGAAATGTTTGACATAGTATTGTATTTCTGCTTTCATCCAATTCAGTTTGTTCATCAGTGTTAACATTTCATTGCTGTTAGTATTATAAACATATCCGATGCAATACATTCAATATTCAGGGAGAAACATGATTGTGAGACGATGTGAGTGTACGTGTCTGATTTACCTGTGTTGACGTGAACCTCTTCCAGTCAGACCAGGAGTGAACTGGCCGACACTTTTTAAAAGGTAACTGATCAACCTGTGGTTCCCTAGACATTAATGTTCCCGGCCACTTGGTGCTCTGTAGGCCTAAACACCTCCACTCACCCACTTTCAGGTGTTACAGTAATGAAGTGGTAATGCCTAAGCCAGGCATTAAGGTAATAGGTGCACTCGGTACTTTGGAAATAAACCTAGGGGACTAAACCTCACTCTGCTGCAgtgctgtatatgtgtatgttttatggCATATTGGATGTGAAGACTCAGTTTTAATCAGGCATGAATTTTGATTCTCTTTCcacttaaaaacaaagaaacacattgaCTGGTCGGTTGGTTAGTTGGTTTCATTGTAGAACATTTTGGTCTATCAACAGGAGCCAGGACGCTCCTTTTGAGTCAAACCTTTCAAGCCACTTGTTGGTGGACACatgtgcaaaaaacaacaaaaagttgTTACAAGGAAGTTGACATGAAAAAAGTTCACTAACTCATTATGTCCCCAAACCTTCTAAACTTTTAGTTTATAGCCAAAGaaacaattatgtttttaagTTTCTTCAACTTCAGTGAAGTAGAAGATATTTTCTTCACAGTAGTATCCCAGgatattacaatacaatacaatatacttGTATATTGTCCCGcttagggaaatttgtcttggactcagcaACTGTGCCATAAATGCCTTGAcagccacaatgacaacaaacaataaatcacCATCCCAACAACAATTACATAACAGTATTGCACATATCCCATAATATTGAACATAAGTACACCAATGGGAAAAACACATGCTAAAAgatcattataataaaacactataaaattATTGCACAATCTTCGGCCTCAAGCAGCATTGTTTAGGAGTTTGATGGAGTTTGGAACAAATGAATGAGTTTacacttatggcgcttttccactacactgtttcagcacgactcgcctcgcctcgactcgcctcggttcgcctcgactcggcacggttccttttccattacaaaaaagtacctactcaacgtgggcggggtcgtcatagcacggctccgcgaaactgccgtgacttcgttttatacgcgacacaaaacacataaacaatggaggacattgaggcagtggtgtacttgctgctgtatgaggctttctgtcacacaaagcaagaaaattgagccgtatggctgtaactatggtaacgctgttatcagtatttaaaaatgccgggtttgattcttgtgtgggacgactcatgactcttccagcgaaaactaccaatcagcggccagcagtgtgtcgacgtcacattttagtaccggcttggctcgcttggaacctcaccagagcaggtactaaaaaaggaccaggtaccaggtactttccctagtggaaacgcaaaaagaaccgaggcgaggcgagtcgaggcgagtcggtactggaactgtgtagtggaaaagcgccattagtgtCTCTATATCGTCTGCTGGAGGGTAGCAGCTCATATTATGGGATGGCTCAGTCACTATCCTCTGGGCTTGTTTAAGAACAGTTTGTTCATATATAGACTGCAAGGTCTGATAGTCACTTCTTCCTATCACCTTAATTGCCGTGTGCACCAGACGAGTGAgtttagttttcagttttgcAGTAAGGTTGCCACCAGGCTGACATCACATATCAGACTAAGCTCTGTAGTACCGCCTGGTAAAATAAGACCTCTCTAGCTTTGatcatgaataaaaaataaaacttatttCTACCGTCTTAAAAATATTTCTACACTCCGTCTCTCTAACACTGTCAGATGCAGAGAAACTTGTCTGTGACTTTATCTCCTCTGTACTGGACTGGACTGGATCATTATGAGACTCCAGGACATTCAGACCAGAGCTGCCAGGATCCTGATGAGAGTCCGAGAACATGAACACAACACCAATTctgttttcatcacattggtTCCATGTCTGCTTCAGGGTGGACTACAGAGTCCTGCTACTCACATACATGAACTGATCACAACACAAACCTCCACCCTCAGATCTGCCAACGGCTTACACCTTCAGGACCCCAGTACCAGGggccttctgctctgctgcgcCACACCTGTGGACCAGCCTTCCTAACTGTCTGAGTGCAACACAGAGACTCTAATATAAAAGGCCTAAaagctttttacattttaacatcttaaCTTATTagtgttttctttatgttgtgtgttataTGTTGTTAATACCACAGGactttgagtttcactatgaataaaaagtacagtacaaattaaatgtagtattattattattattattattactattattacgaTACATCCATTACATGGTGTTTACATGGAACATGAGTAGGATCATTATTCAGACTTTACTAAAAGGAGTTTAATattaaaccacatttttctCCCTGagtgtatatttattttaattttattgtttgtatttccCATACAGCTTACAGTGCACATGCTTTAACTACACCAGGCCCACATTAAAGTTAGTAAGGTTGAGTAAGAAATAAGTGATGGACCTTCAGgccttattgtacaataataataataatgataataatatggCCAACAGTTCAACAGTTGCTGAATTTTGAAAGTACCAGTGATGGTACCATAAAAgcaatgattatttttatattctttgagcattctgtgtaaaaaatgtaCCTTTTGCTCAtctttttacattcatctgagATACTTTATTATTGTTGAACACAGCCTTGATCGTCTTCCTGACCTCTTTAATTTGCAGCCCGTAGATAACAGCATTCAGGGTAGGCAAGGCAACGTGTCCCAGGAAAGACGCCACCTTCCTGTGGCCTGACAGCTGAGGGAAACGATGCAGGATGACAATGATGAAGCCAGACACCAGCAGGATGATGTAAACAGCCAGGTGGGTGGCACAGGTCTGCAGCGCTTTGCTGTTcaaattcttgtttttgttaCGCAAACAAGCATAAGCAATTTTTAAGTAGGTGAGAGTTACGCTTCCCATGGAGGAACCCAGCAGGACCACCGTGTAGCTGAGGCCATAGATGTGATTGATGATCAGACTTTCACAGGAGAGGCTGAACAAGGAGGCGTTATCACAGAAAGGGTTGAGTATAACTCGCCTGCAGCGTGACAGCCGGACACTGAGCCCCACAAGGATCGCCACCATGATAAAGACTACAGCCCATGCTGCGACCGACAGCTTCACCACCATGCTGTTGGTCATGATGGTGGCGTATCGCAGCGGGTTGCAGATGGCAACATAGCGGTCAAAAGCCATGATCATGAGCACACTGTGAGAAGCACTTGCatgaaaatgaacacagaaGCCCTGAATGACACAGCAGAAGTAATGAATGTAACGCTCTGAGTTTGATATTAAAACATCTCTGAGTACATGAGGTATAACTATCGTGGCCCCAAACGCATCATTAATACTCATGTTGCACAAGAGCAGGTACATGGGCTGGTGGAGGCTCCTGGTCCTAAAGATCAAAGCCACTAGACCAAGGTTGGACACCAAGATGAAGATgtagacgaggaggaggaggatgaaggcaATGGTGGAAGTCTGGGGGGTGACCTGTAACCTCTCCAGGAGAAGGATATCCATACTTACAGTCTGGTTTTCCATATCTTTAAAGATTAGGAAAAGCAGTAAGATTTCGCTTAGATTTAAGACTCTGTGAATACCTTATAAAATAGATTCATATTTTCCTAAAACtacactcacatgcacaaatttacattgacatttaaaaagagatgACTTCACAGCTCAACTTGAAAGACAATTACAGTCACCAATAACACTTTAGATGTACATATGGGCAtgtgactattgttttaagataaCTGAACTTTACTTTTAACGAAGAGAATCTGAAATATTTCCTAATTAAAAAGAGAATAACGTCTCATTTAACAAAAGATTTGTGTTACCCTGAGCTGACTTTGTGAGTTTAAAGAGTCTCTGCACTCactttaaatgacatttaaagaatATAACAATGTCCCAGCTGTACTGTGAACAGATTTTAGTGAATGTAATTTCTACAAATGAGCACTGTTCTTATCCAGAGTAGCAGGGACTTCTTTAACAAAGACACAAtgctgcagcagaaacacaatTCTGTTCACCTTCACTGTAATAGAGTGAATGTAGAAATGACAGAGATCTATCTATGTGACAAATCAGCCTTTTAAAACAGCTTGGAGATAAGTGAATGTAAGATGTTTTTAAGGTAGAAGATCAGATTTTTAACACATCCTCCTTCAACAagccctgaccctaaccctcatTTGTAAACTACTCAAGGAAATGAAGGATATAACTGCTCatatcaaaatgtaaacaacataCAGCTcaatcacatttacataaacacaatgaaacagcAGCTGAGGAAGTTTCTGTCAACTTTAGTCTCAGCAACATGACCCACCCTCCACCCAGATCAGAACTGAATCAGCAGACACTTTTATATGGTGTATCAGAGGCCATCAGCTGCAGCGTCACATGCTGACTGGTCAATGGTTACTTGGCAACTGTTGATACTAACTTTGTACACATTGTTATCATGTGTGTCTTTTAGAGATTATTTCATGATAGCTGCATCAAGACAGATATTAAACAGGTattgtatatgtaaatgtaaagagGACAGCTGTGTCTcagaggtagagcaggtcgtccactgATTGGAGGGTCGTgtgctcctccagtccacatgacGAAGTGTCTTTGGTCAAGATACTttaccccaaattgctcccaaagcCTGCACCACTGGTTTGTGACTGTGTCCATGAATGATTAGAAACTCACTCTGCATGGCCATCAGTGAATGTTGGCCTGTAGTGTAAAATGCTTTGAGTAGTCAGAGGACAAGAAAGGTGCAATATAAATGTagtccatttaacatttacCATTTGTTTATGCTGTAAAAACCACTAAATATTCATGGGGTTTGCTTGTATAAGTTTTTGACACAATAATTTCATGTAGTGATCGTGCTGATCAGTCAACCATTTTTTTGATTTCATGCATCAATTTATTTCTTGAAGTAGGGCtagaaatttacatttttacagaatTAGTGACAGTATTGTGAAGCACCCGATGGTATGTGAGTCTGAATGGGATGTTGGTAATGGGTCACTGACAAGTTGAAGAATACACCAGCCTGATTCAAGTGGGTGAAATCCAGCCACCCAGTCCTCACTGAGTGCCTCAGGGTCTGGTGAACAGTATGGGTCCATTCAGACCACACAGTGGTTGGCCTTTTCTTTTCGCTCTGATGTATAGTAAGACCTTCAGTGAGGATAAGTGAGTGATAGAGATCTGAACAAACTGCAGCTGAAGATCATTTTACTTTGTATAAGATCAGTCATGAGCAGTTACTGTCCGACTCTGTCTCTGCTGTAAAGGGTCAGAAACCCAGCAGACCTTTGACAGTCAGTGAATGTCAGTCAGTCCAATGGTTCATTCAGTACGAAAGGTCATTGCAGCCaagtcagaaaaagaaaaagatcagTATCACGTTATAATGTGATAACTTATTCTCTCAGTCAGAGTTGGGCTCCCCGTGATGTACTCCTACACTTTCTCCATCGACTATAGCATCATGAAATTGACTACTTTTCAGTGCTGGTGTGTGGAGAGGGGTACACATCATACCCTCTATCTGATGTGTTTAGTTTACTCCAGCTGTTAGTAGATAGAAGTGAGGCTCTATCTACGGTTAAAACATGCTGCAGTTATTTCATCCTACCAGGATGGCTACAGAGAAAGATCTGCCTTTGAGCACCCTATGTTTAAACTGGCTTAAAAGGAGTCAGAAGATCACAACCTGAGTGCACCTTGGGGTGTGTGTTAGTGGTTGTGGACTGTGCTGGCTCCTCCAATGTCAGATCAATGGCTGGCTCATTCATCCTTCTACAGTCCCACGCATTTTTAAATCCTTCTCAGTGTGAGTAGTACAACTGAGTGGATCTTTGAAAGTCAGTGAATGAAGTGTACCTTGGAGTCCTGGCTATACAGTTCAGCATAACTGTTGAAAGCTCTGCTAGGTTTCAGAGAAGAAAAGCGGGgtgttttttgtacatttattgtaaagaaatcaaaatccaatccaatTCAGTGACTGCAGTGACACAGCAATTTTAAGTTAATAAATGTtatgaactaatgaatgaacaTCCTTTCACTGAattaaattatgatttttttaaaatctcattgTATTCACATTATTGTGATGACAAAACCTTTTTGGGCTGGAACAATTTTGACAGGAATTTTCGTATCTCTTTTGACTGAACCCCATAAATAATCGGGTTCAAACTGCCGGGGATGATGTGAAACAAAATGGCACAGATTTTTCTGTAGTCTGAGTACTGAGGGAAGCGATGCAGTGCTATCACTAACATTCCACATGAAATCATGATTAGATAAACAAAGAGATGAGTGCTGCAGGTCTTCAAGGCTTTACTGTTCAAAGACTTACTGTTATTCGTCAAACAAACAACTGTAATCTTAGTATAGGTGAGAACAATGCTTCCTATAGAAGCTGTAAATAGGACTACAGTGAAAGTGAGGCCATAGACATTATTAataaacacactctcacaggaCAGCTTAAACAGAGAGGCATTGTCACAGTAAGGATTCATGATCAGAGTCCTGCATCGGTTCAGCCGTATGGTCAGACCGAGCAGAATCCCAACTAAAACAAAGGCCACTCCCCAGGCAGAAACTGTCAGTTTTATCACCATTTTGTTGGTCATTATGGTAGCATAGCGTAGAGGATCGCAGATGGCAACATATCTGTCAAAGGCCATAATCATGAGCACAGTGTGGGTAGTGGTACCAAACATGTGTGTGGTAAAAGCTTGGACCACACACTCATAATAACTGATGAGGCGTTCAGAGGGAGGCAGCAAGATGTCTGAAAGCAAACGAGGCACCATGATCGAATTCCCTACAATGTCATTGACTGGCAGGTTGCAAAAAAGGAGATACATGGGCTGGTGGAGGCTTTGGTCAATGAAAACTAGGACAACAATGCCGACATTAACTGTCATAATAATTATGtaagagaacaagaaaaagagaaagacatggTACATGGAGACCTGTGTGACTTTCAACCCCTCCAGCTCGAGGGTCAAGCTGTTGAATGTGTAGTTTTCCATCAACCTGAAACAAAGGGGAGGATGCTGATTCGTCACATGTATCACATTATTTCCAGTATAGATGTCAGTGACTATGAAGACCTCTGTAAATGTAATCGGAAAAGAGACAGCTTTAACTTCAGATAGTAGTCTAGATAACAATGTTCAAAAACCTATAAAAACTGAAGACTCAGAAACCTTTGAAAACAATTCAGTGATTTAATAATTAGAACATTTGATTATTACCTTTTGTTTCTCTTGTCGTACCAGATACCTACCAGTCAACCGTCTGCCAGATCACAACCCGTCTCAGTTCATATAAAGACATTTCGTCATCTAGGGAGGTATTACAATGTCAGTAATCAAGTCATTGGTCATAGAGACCATCAGCAAACAAGTTTCTCTAATGAAGGTTGGCAGTGATTGTAGTTTTGTCaaccaagtttaaaaaaaaaaaaaaactctgggATGTATGAAAAACCCAGAAGGTTGTGTAAAGCTTTCTGTTCTTCTGAAGGTATTTCCAGAAACTTcaaagacttttcttttttttatgttgttggtcCATGCCCTCCAGAACGACATGTCTTTTCTTATCTGACACCATTGTCTGCTGAAGTGTCAtttaataggtagattcttgatgtgttgatgaagaaggaaaccaccgctgacacgtctcacttgtatattttaaggttttattacaaaagagaacagtgtcaaaCATTCAATCTTGAGAGAGTCCTGGTCCCAATCTGAGTCTCTCTCCCTGTCCACATTCACATCCACAACACTATATATAGTTCCTAAAAAAACTGCACCTTCTAAACAAATGGTCAGTCTGGAAAAACAGCCTCTGGCCCGTCCTTTATGGCTAACTTTAACCTAAGTAAACATCTGGTTTTGGAAGATATACCACAAGACAGAGACAGGACGTCTCAAATTATCACAGGATACGGGCAATTCAGACACTACATTGCAATCTGTGCcttctgaaaaataaatagttttttatgatgtgacagtgTTATGGTTAcagtttggtttagtttaagaTAACATTGGGGTTTGGG
This Scomber scombrus chromosome 14, fScoSco1.1, whole genome shotgun sequence DNA region includes the following protein-coding sequences:
- the LOC133993946 gene encoding olfactory receptor 52N5-like; its protein translation is MENYTFNSLTLELEGLKVTQVSMYHVFLFFLFSYIIIMTVNVGIVVLVFIDQSLHQPMYLLFCNLPVNDIVGNSIMVPRLLSDILLPPSERLISYYECVVQAFTTHMFGTTTHTVLMIMAFDRYVAICDPLRYATIMTNKMVIKLTVSAWGVAFVLVGILLGLTIRLNRCRTLIMNPYCDNASLFKLSCESVFINNVYGLTFTVVLFTASIGSIVLTYTKITVVCLTNNSKSLNSKALKTCSTHLFVYLIMISCGMLVIALHRFPQYSDYRKICAILFHIIPGSLNPIIYGVQSKEIRKFLSKLFQPKKVLSSQ
- the LOC133993583 gene encoding olfactory receptor 52N5-like; amino-acid sequence: MENQTVSMDILLLERLQVTPQTSTIAFILLLLVYIFILVSNLGLVALIFRTRSLHQPMYLLLCNMSINDAFGATIVIPHVLRDVLISNSERYIHYFCCVIQGFCVHFHASASHSVLMIMAFDRYVAICNPLRYATIMTNSMVVKLSVAAWAVVFIMVAILVGLSVRLSRCRRVILNPFCDNASLFSLSCESLIINHIYGLSYTVVLLGSSMGSVTLTYLKIAYACLRNKNKNLNSKALQTCATHLAVYIILLVSGFIIVILHRFPQLSGHRKVASFLGHVALPTLNAVIYGLQIKEVRKTIKAVFNNNKVSQMNVKR
- the LOC133993582 gene encoding olfactory receptor 5B17-like, translated to MENQTFSMDILQLEGLKVSPESSIPAFVLLLLIYIFIMVSNIGLVVLITLESSLHEPMYLLLCNMSINDAFGATAVIPRVLSDVFIPSTERYIHYIECAIQAFCGHFYGGTSHSVLIIMAFDRYVAICNPLRYATIMTNRMVVTLSVLAWSTTFVLVAITIGLSVRLSRCRRAIFNPFCDNPSLFKLSCENVAINHIYGLITAMGTMSASLCTVLLTYLRIAIVCLSSKNKALNSKALQTCATHLAVYIILLVSGGIIVILHRFPNLSDKRKLASVLFHVVPPSMNAVIYGLQIKAVRQKIVIIFKNNKTELK